In Ktedonobacterales bacterium, the sequence AGTCAATGACGAAGAGGCGCGCGCCATCGCCTCTTTGTTGGTGGCAGCCACAGAACAGCCAGAGTACGACGGGGCCACGTTCGGTGTGATTTCTATGGTCGGGGAAGAGCAAGCCATTCGCATAGATACCCTCCTTCAGCGCCATCTTGCCCCAGGAGAGTATACCCGCCGCCGCATTCAGTGCGGCAACGCGGCCCAATTTCAGGGTGATGAGCGCGATGTGATCTTCCTTTCAATGGTAGATACACCAGCAGAGGATGGGCCGCTGCCGGTGCGCATGGATGGGCCAGGCAAGCTCTTTAAGAAACGCTTTAACGTGGCGACCAGCCGGGCGCGCGATCAGCTTTGGGTAGTGTATTCCCTCGACCCCGATACTGACCTGAAGCCAGATGACATCCGGCGTCGGCTTATCCAGTATGCCAGGAACGCGGAAACGCGCCAGCGCCTGGCGAGCGATGCAGAGCAACCTGTCGAATCTGAGCTTAAGAAGCGCGTAATGCAGATGCTGGCGCAGGCAGGATACCGGGTGAAGTCTCAATGGCCGGTTGGCACAAATCACATTGATCTGGTAGTGGAGGGCGCTGGCAAACGCCTGGCGCTTGAGTGTGATGGTGATCGCTGGTGTCCTCAAGAGCAGCTAGCTGAGGATATGACGCGCCAGGCGATTCTTGAGCGCCTGGGGTGGCGCTTCTCGCGCATTCGTGGCAGCCAGTTTTTCCGCGATCCCGAACGCACGTTGGAGGCGCTGCTTGCCCGATTGCGCCTGCTGGACATCCCACCGGAGGATAGAGAGTCTGGCGCAGCCCCCACAGAAGAGGAAACCGCCTTGCAGGATCGCATCATCCTCCGCGCCGCCGAACTCCGCCAGGAGTGGGCAGCGCACAGCGACGAGGAGGATAGCCAGCCAAAGCCAGGAGCGGCGCGTTCCTGGGGACAGCCCTGGCGGCGCACTGTGGTGGTAGAGGAGCCGACGCTGGTTCCAGCGCAGGACGGGCTGATAGACCTCGATCATTGGGCGCCGCCACCGCCTATGGGGAACGCTTCCCTGACGGTCCACGCCCAGCCCGCAGTGCTTGCGCCACCCATTCCTTCCTTCTCGACGGCCACCATGCCGCCAGAAGAGGCGCTTCCTGCTACCGAGGGAGCTTTCTCGGAGCCGCTGTTTTTCCCCGGCGATTATGCCAGGCACGAGCGGTATGGCGTGGGCAGGGTCGTAAGCAGCCGGATGGTCGGTGATTTCGAGCTGGTGGAGGTGGACTTTGCCAACTCGTTTGGCCGGAAGACGCTTGAAGCCAAACTGACGCGCCTGGAAAAAGTACCCAACAGCCAGGCTTGATAACGCAAAGCCAGGAGCTTCTTGAACCCCCACAACACAACAGGCCAGAGAAGAAATAATTTCTTCTCTGGCCTGTTGTGTTGTGGGTTTAGACCGCCTCAAACCTGCCAGCGAGCTTTTTAGGGCTTGACAGCGCGCCCACAGCAAGGTATAGTGTTCGTATGGCAGAACAGCATGTTCAGCATGACGTACAACAGTACGAGACGCAGCAGCCCGACGCGGCAGCCTCCACTGTCGCCGCGCCGATGGTCGAGCGCGCCTTCCGCCTGCTTGAGTTGCTCAGCGTCTCCGAGGAGGGCTTGACCCTTTCAGATCTGGCTCGCACGCTGGGGATGAGCAAAAGCAGTGTACACGGCCTGCTCAAAACGCTAGAGAGCAATCGGGTCGTTGAACAGTCCGAAGACCGCCGCTATATCCTGGGACCGCGCATCTTCGACCTGGCGCAAGCGAGTGGACAGCGCCCTGACCTGCGGCGCTTCGCCTTGCCGGTGATGCGCCGTCTGGCCGCCAATATCGGCCAGACCGTTTTTTTGGGACGGGTCGAAGAAGACCGTATCCACATTCTGGAATGTATTGAGAATGAGAGCGAGCATCCGTCGCTGCGTATCTCTGCCCGACGCGGCGGGCGCATACCACTGCTGGCGGGGGCAACCGCTCGCGTGGCGCTGGCGGCCTGGCCGGTGGCAAAACGCTCGGCGTTTTTGCGCGCGCATTCGCTGCCCGCATTTACGGCGCGCTCGATTACCGATCCCGACCAGTTTTTGGCGGCTGTAGAGGAGACGGCTCGTACCGGCATTGGCGAAGACCACGAGGAATACCTGACGGGTATCAACGCCGTAGCCGCGCCGATCTATGGCCCAGGCAGCATGCTGGTGGCTTTGCTCTGGGTAGTAGGCTTCGCCTCGCACTTTGGCGGGGAGGCGTTGCAGCGCGCCCGGCAGCAGTTGCGCGCGGAAGCGGAGGCCATCTCTCAATCGTTAGGAGCCAGATAGCGTTTCTCATTACTCGTCAAAGGAGCTACCAGCTATGCACCCTAGACCAGCAGCGCCGCTGACCGAGACTCAGACCCTGCAAGCTGCCCTTCAGACGGCCAGCCGCGAGGCCATAGCGGCCCACCAGCTTGAGCGCGTGCAGGCTGGTTTGCAGCACATCCTGGCAAGCAATGGCTTCTATCAGCGCAAGTTCGCTGGCCTCTACCCCCAGAGCATTCGTGATGAGGCAGCTTTTCGACAACTGCCCTTCACGACCAAGGGCGAACTGATCGCCGATCAGCTTGAGCATCCGGTGTATGGCACAAACCTCACCTATCCCCTGCGCAGCTATTTGCGGCTGCATCAAACCTCCGGGACCACCGGCCAGCCGCTCAAGATTCTGGACACGCCCGCAAGCTGGGACTGGTGGGCCGACTGCTGGAGCGTGATTTATCAGGCGGCAGGCGTCACCGATGAAGATATTCTCTTCCTGGCCTTTTCATTTGGCCCCTTTATTGGCTTCTGGTCGGCGTATGAGGGCGCGAAGCGCGTGGGCGCGCTGATCGTGCCGGGCGGCGGCCAGACCTCTGTACAGCGCCTCCAGACCATGCTGGCGACGAAGGCAACCGTCCTGGTCTGCACGCCAACATACGCCCTGCACCTGGCGGAAGTGGCCCAGGCCGAGGGCATTGATATTGCTGGCTCCGATGTGCGCCTGACGATTCACGCGGGGGAGCCGGGCGCGTCAATTCCAAACACGCGACGGCGCATCGAAACGGCCTGGGGCGCGCGCACCTACGATCACCTGGGCATGACAGAGATGGGCGCGTATGGGTTCACCTGTCTGAATCAGGATGCTGTTCATGTGAATGAGGCCGAGTTTATTGCCGAGATTATGGACCCGCTGACAGGCCAGCCAGTTGCCGAGGGAGAACGCGGCGAACTGGTGCTGACGAATCTAGGCCGCTGGGGTACGCCCGCCATTCGCTATCGCACCGGCGATCTGGTGCAGCGCGGCCCAACAACGTGCGCATGCGGCTGCGCTTATCTGACCTTACCCGGCGGCGTGCTGGGGCGGTTAGATGGTATGCTGATTGTGCGCGGCGTGAATGTCTATCCAGCCAGCATCGAAGATGTGCTGCGCGGTTTCCCTGAAGTAGAAGAGTTTCGTATCACTGTCACCAAAGCCGACGAACTTGATGAGATTGCGCTGGACCTGGAATGCCCGGAAGAGATTGTATCGCGGGTGGAGATGGCGCTGCGTCAGGGGCTGAGCCTGCGCGTGCCGGTACGCGCTGTGCCATCCGGCACGCTGCCCCGCTTTGAACTCAAAGCCCGGCGCGTCGTTGATCTTCGTAGTAAAGCAGGCAGTTGATAGAGTTTTACGCAGACGAGGCCAACCGAACAGATAGGTTACACTACGAAAGAGGGCTTGTCGTGGAAAAGCAGTTAATGACGTTTCGTGTCAACGGGGAAACGTCACAAGTAGCAGTGTCTCCGCTGAAGACCTTGCTGGAGGCGCTGCGCGAGGAGCTTGACCTGACTGGAACCAAGCATGGCTGCGAACTTGGACACTGCGGGGCTTGCACCGTGCTGGTCAATGGCGCGCCGGTCCTCTCGTGCCTGATGCTGGCGGTTGAGGCGCAGGGCGAAGAGATTACGACGGTTGAAGGTCTGGCGCGCGAAAACCGCCTGCACCCCTTGCAGCAGACGTTCGCAGAGCGCGGCGCGGCGCAGTGTGGCTACTGCACGCCCGGCTTCCTGATGAGCGGCGCGGCCCTGCTCGATCACAACACCAGCCCAACCCGCGATGAGATCAAAGCGGCGCTGGCCGGAAATCTCTGCCGCTGTACGGGGTATACTAAAATTATTGAAGCAGTAGAGTTGGCCGCTGAGCGCATGCGCGAGTCGCCAACCATAGAGGCAGCAGCCGCACAGGCAGGAGGATAACAGAGACATGGCAAAACGCCCGCTCACCCTGGAGGATTTCTGGTCGCTCAAGCTGGTAAGCGAGCCGCAGGTCTCGCCCGACGGGGCCAGCGTTGCCTACGTAGTGGGCGGCTACGATGAGACGCACAATACGCTCCATTCGGCTATCTGGCTGGCGGCATTGCCGGACGGCCAGACACGCCAGTTCACCAGCGGCGAAACCCAGGACATGCAGCCAGCCTGGTCGCCCGACGGCAAGCGCCTGGCCTTCGTCTCCGCCCGCCACGAAAGCAAACCACAGATTTTCGTGATGGACGTAAGCGGGGGCGAAGCCCGCCGCCTGACCACCGCGCCCGATGGCGCGACCTCGCCGGTCTGGTCCCCCGATGGCAAGCGCCTCTGCTATAGTTCCGGCCCGGAAACCGACGAGCAGCAAATCCCCCAGGAAGTGGACTGGCTCAAAGCACACGCCGATCTGGAAAAGAGTGCGCCACGCCTGCGCCTCCAGCGCGCGCTCCAGACGCGCTTTGATGGGCGCGGCTTCCTGGATCGGCGCAGCCACCTGTTCCTCATCGCGGTAGACGAGCCAGGAGCCGAGCCGCGCCAGTTGACAACCGGAAATTACGATGATGGACAGGCGGTCTGGTCGCCCGACGGCGCGCTGATCGCTTTTGTCGCCAATCGCCAGAAAGACGCCGAGCATACGTTCGCCGCCGACATCTGGACAGTAGACGTAGAGAGCGGCGAACTGAAGCGCCTCACCGATGGCAGCCTGAGCGCCTCCTTCCCCGCCTGGTCGCCCAACGGGCAGACGCTCGCCTTTTATGCCGACCTCGACATGACCAGACACCCCTACTATGACACCCAGGTCTGGATTGTCTCGCGGGCGGGCGGCGATCAGCGCAATCTCACCGCGTCACTAGACCGGGGCTGGGGCGGGATTCAGCCAGACTACCTGTTTCCTGATCCAGCGGCTCCCGCCTGGGCGCCCGATGGAAAAAGCCTCTATTTTACTGTCGGCGATCAGGGCAGCAGCGTCATCTTCGCTCTTTCGCTGGAGTCGGGAGAAACGCGGCGCGTCTCAAACGACGCGGTGGATGTGGCAAGGGTATCCTGCGCGGCTGACGGTAAAACGCTCGTCTGTCTTGCCGCCACAGCTACCCAGCCCTACGAGGTCTGCGTCGTGCCTGCCAGCGGCGGTTCGCTGCGGTTCATCACCGAAACCAACCGCGCCCTGCTGGAAGAGGTCACACTGGCTGCGCCGGAGCGCATCAGCTTCACCGGCCCCGACGACTGGGAGATCGAAGGCTGGCTCTACAAACCGAATGACGCGGAGCGCCGACGCCCCTATCCGCTGATTCTGCACGTTCACGGCGGGCCGAATGGCTCCTGGGGCCACAGCTTTTTCTTCCAGGCGCAGGCGCTTGCCGGAGCAGGCTACGCCTCGCTCTATCTCAATCCGCGTGGCAGCAATGGCTATGGCGTGCAGTTCGCCCGCGCCGCCGATTGGGGCAAAAAAGATTATCTCGATCTGATGGCGGGCGTTGATGCTGTACTGGCCGGGGGCGAAGTAGACCCGGCGCGGCTGGGCGTCACCGGCATCTCTTACGGCGGCTACATGACAAACTGGATCGTGGGGCATACGACACGCTTTGCCGCTGCCGTCTCGGTCAATGGGATTTCCAACCTGACCAGCTTTTACGGCGTCAGCGACATCGGCGCGCTCTGGTTCCCGCCGAAGTTTGGCGACTTCTGGGCCAGCGAAGAAAGCTGGCGGCTCTACCGCGAGCATTCGCCCATCACCTACGTGGCGAATATCGCCACGCCGCTGCTGCTGCTTCAGGCGGAAAACGATTATCGCTGCCCCATCGAGCAGGGCGAGCAGATGCTCAGCGCGCTGCGGGTACGGCGTCAAACGGTGGAACTCATTCGCTTCCCCGGCGCCAGCCATATCATTGCCGCGAGCGCCGCGCCGCTCCATCGCTACTTCCAGTGGAAACTGACGCTGGATTGGTTCGAGCGTTATCTGAAGGGTGAGCAAAGTAAAGCAGCCGAAGAGGCCGCGCCTGTTGGCGCAGCCGTCGAGGGGACCGTTCAGGCTCCGCACGAGTAGGGAGTTTCCGATGATTGGCAAATCGCTTCCCAAGATTGATAGCTACGCGAAAGTGACCGGGGCGGCGCGCTACGCCGACGATATGAAGCTCCCGCGCATGGCCTCGGGGCGCATTCTGCGCAGCCCCCACCCGCACGCGCTGATTACGCGGTTGGATACCTCGCGGGCGCGTGCCCTGCCTGGCGTCCTCGATGTCATCACCGGGCATGATCTGCCCAACCTGTTCGGCATCATGCCCACCACCCAGGACGAGTACCCCTTCGCCATCGAGAGAGTGCGCTACGTGGGCGAGCCGGTTGCGGCTGTCTGCGCGATAGACGAAGAAACCGCCGAAGAGGCGCTGGACCTGATCGAAGTTGACTATACGATACTTCCGGCGGTGCTCTCCATTGAAGAGGCGCTGGCCCACGAAGACCTCAAGATTCACGAAGAGATGAAGCGCGGCAATGTCATGAAAGAGGTTCACCTGGACTTTGGCAGCGTGCAAGAGGGCTTCGAGGAAGCTGATCTGGTCCGCGAAGATACGTTCTTCTTCGAGGGGACGACACACGCGCCTATGGAAGAACACTCATGCGTGGCCGATTGC encodes:
- a CDS encoding IclR family transcriptional regulator; its protein translation is MAEQHVQHDVQQYETQQPDAAASTVAAPMVERAFRLLELLSVSEEGLTLSDLARTLGMSKSSVHGLLKTLESNRVVEQSEDRRYILGPRIFDLAQASGQRPDLRRFALPVMRRLAANIGQTVFLGRVEEDRIHILECIENESEHPSLRISARRGGRIPLLAGATARVALAAWPVAKRSAFLRAHSLPAFTARSITDPDQFLAAVEETARTGIGEDHEEYLTGINAVAAPIYGPGSMLVALLWVVGFASHFGGEALQRARQQLRAEAEAISQSLGAR
- a CDS encoding AMP-binding protein; translated protein: MHPRPAAPLTETQTLQAALQTASREAIAAHQLERVQAGLQHILASNGFYQRKFAGLYPQSIRDEAAFRQLPFTTKGELIADQLEHPVYGTNLTYPLRSYLRLHQTSGTTGQPLKILDTPASWDWWADCWSVIYQAAGVTDEDILFLAFSFGPFIGFWSAYEGAKRVGALIVPGGGQTSVQRLQTMLATKATVLVCTPTYALHLAEVAQAEGIDIAGSDVRLTIHAGEPGASIPNTRRRIETAWGARTYDHLGMTEMGAYGFTCLNQDAVHVNEAEFIAEIMDPLTGQPVAEGERGELVLTNLGRWGTPAIRYRTGDLVQRGPTTCACGCAYLTLPGGVLGRLDGMLIVRGVNVYPASIEDVLRGFPEVEEFRITVTKADELDEIALDLECPEEIVSRVEMALRQGLSLRVPVRAVPSGTLPRFELKARRVVDLRSKAGS
- a CDS encoding (2Fe-2S)-binding protein; amino-acid sequence: MEKQLMTFRVNGETSQVAVSPLKTLLEALREELDLTGTKHGCELGHCGACTVLVNGAPVLSCLMLAVEAQGEEITTVEGLARENRLHPLQQTFAERGAAQCGYCTPGFLMSGAALLDHNTSPTRDEIKAALAGNLCRCTGYTKIIEAVELAAERMRESPTIEAAAAQAGG
- a CDS encoding S9 family peptidase: MAKRPLTLEDFWSLKLVSEPQVSPDGASVAYVVGGYDETHNTLHSAIWLAALPDGQTRQFTSGETQDMQPAWSPDGKRLAFVSARHESKPQIFVMDVSGGEARRLTTAPDGATSPVWSPDGKRLCYSSGPETDEQQIPQEVDWLKAHADLEKSAPRLRLQRALQTRFDGRGFLDRRSHLFLIAVDEPGAEPRQLTTGNYDDGQAVWSPDGALIAFVANRQKDAEHTFAADIWTVDVESGELKRLTDGSLSASFPAWSPNGQTLAFYADLDMTRHPYYDTQVWIVSRAGGDQRNLTASLDRGWGGIQPDYLFPDPAAPAWAPDGKSLYFTVGDQGSSVIFALSLESGETRRVSNDAVDVARVSCAADGKTLVCLAATATQPYEVCVVPASGGSLRFITETNRALLEEVTLAAPERISFTGPDDWEIEGWLYKPNDAERRRPYPLILHVHGGPNGSWGHSFFFQAQALAGAGYASLYLNPRGSNGYGVQFARAADWGKKDYLDLMAGVDAVLAGGEVDPARLGVTGISYGGYMTNWIVGHTTRFAAAVSVNGISNLTSFYGVSDIGALWFPPKFGDFWASEESWRLYREHSPITYVANIATPLLLLQAENDYRCPIEQGEQMLSALRVRRQTVELIRFPGASHIIAASAAPLHRYFQWKLTLDWFERYLKGEQSKAAEEAAPVGAAVEGTVQAPHE